The genomic region AGAATTTATTGATAAAGCAGTCGCAAATCATTACTCTTTAAAAGAAGCTACTTTAATTTACGATAATATTGAAAAATTTGCTGATTATGGATTTAACAAATCACATGCTGTTGCTTATGCAACAATTGCTTATCAAATGGCTTATTTAAAAGCACATTTTCCATTAGAATTTTATGCCTCAATAATTTCAAGTGCACATGGAACACATGAAACAATTGCTAAATATGTTGCAGAAGCTCAAACTATGGGTATTCATATTTTATCTCCTGATATTAATTTATCTGACAGTAATGCAGTTATTCATAATGGGAAAATTATTTTACCATTTACTATGATTAAAGGAATAGGGCCTGAGACCGTGAAACAAATTGTTAATAATCGTAAAGAATATGGACCTTATAAAGATTTTGAACACTTTATGATAGCTTCTTCTTTAATTAAACAATTTGGCAAATCAACAATTGAACTTTTAATTAAAGCATCAGTATTTAGAAATTTTGATTTAAATCAAAAATCACTATTAAATGCAATTGATGATAATAGTAATTTAACAACAATTATTAATGTTATGAAAGATACAGATGAACACAAAAAACTGCTTAAAAACTACAAACCAAAATGTGAAATTGAAAAACTTTCTGATGATTATACATTTGACGCTAACAACGAAAATGAACTTTTAGGAGATGTTTATAATTTTTCTTTAACAAAAAAATATGAAATTGAAGGTCAAAGATTAATTGATTTACATCTTTTTGTTGAGTATGTAATTTATGTTTATTGCAGCGGTGTTATGAAAAAACAAACAAGTCAAGGTCGAACTTATTATTTAATTAATTTGCAAGATTCAACACAAAAGATCTCATTTGCAATATATGATAATAAGTTAGACTATTTGCAACTTAACAAAAAAATAGTTAAAGTAAAACTAATTAAAAAAGAATTTAATAGATATATTTTGAAAGATTGGAAGTTTATCTAATGAGCAAAGATTATGAAAATAGAATTTTAATAATAGATGGGACTTATTTAGCTTATAAATCATATTTTGCAACTTTATATAGCGGAAATGGGCTAATGCATACAACATCGGGAGTTGTGACAAACGAAATTGTTGGTTTTTTTAATATTTTAATTGGCTTAATTAATTTTTATTCACCAAGTCATATTTTTGTTGCATTTGATGGTCCTGTTAAAACATTTCGCCATGAAAGTTTTGATGAGTATAAAGCAAATAGAAAAAAAGCTCCACGAGAATTTTATATGCAACTTGATGTAATAAAAAACTTATTAACTGCATTAAATATTAAAAATGAGATAGTTAATGGGTTTGAAGCCGATGATATTATTGCAAAGGTAACTAATATGTTTCAATCACAAAAAAAGATTCTAATTTATTCAGCTGATCAAGATTTAAACCAATTAATTGATCAAAATGTTGCAATTATTAAGAAAGTCAAGAAAGACAATTTAATTTTAGATTTGAATAACTTTCAATATTGATACGATTTTAAACCCAGTCAAGTCGTAGATTATAAAGCTATTGTTGGAGATAGTAGTGATAATTTCAAAGGAATTCCAGGAATAGGACCTAAAACTGCCTGTGATTTGTTAGCGAAATATGGAACATTAGAAACTTTGTATCAAAATCTTGATGAAATTCCTACTAAATATAAAACTAAGTTTATTGAGTATAAACAAACTGCTGAAAAGTATAAGTTTTTAGCAACCTTATGCACTGATTTTGACTTACAAACACAGAAATTAGATGATATAAATATTACTAATTTAGATTTAACAAAACAAGCTGTTGAAATTCTAGATAAATATGAATTAAAAACAACTAAAAATAAGCTTCAAAATTTAATGGTTAACTAACTTTACTACAAATATTTTTATTTCTATAATTTTTGCTTAAATTTTTGTTGAAAAAAATATGCAAAAAAGTCTTAAAAATTGCATATTTTGAATTAATTTTATTGACATTTTGAGACTGTTAATAACTTTGAAAAATAAAAAAATATGTCTATATATAAGGTATATTTTTAAGCTTTTATATGTTAATAACATATCATATAACTTTCATAAATTGAAAAACTAATAAGATTGAAAAATATTTGCTCATTTTCTTCATTAAAATAGTAGTAGACAAATCAAAAATTAGGAGAAAATTGTGAGCAATATTTTTTATTTACAAAATTCTGAAAAAATTAATGAATATGACCTTGAAATAATTCGGTTATTTTATGCTCCAATTGTTGGCCAAAATGCGATTTGTTTTTATCAACTTTTAGTAGATACAGTAAAAAATACTAAATTTATTAATGAAAAGCATGATTTTTCTAAATTATCTAAGATTTTACAATTAAATTTATCATTACTGTTAGTAGAAAGAGAAAAGCTTGAGGCAATAGGATTGATAAAAACTTACTTATCAACTGATAATATGATTATTTTAGACATTCAAAAACCATTAACTATTAATATGATTGCTAAAAATGATCTTATGTCTTCCATATTAATAGATAAGCTAGGCATGCAACTTTTTAAAGAATTAATTGAATCAAAAGCAAATTATGTTTTTGAACCCAATAAGAATGTTGAAATTTCTAAAAAGTTTTATGAAATTTATGATTTACCTAATACTAAAGAACAAAAAATAACATTTAACTTTAAGGTAAATAATATTTATGAAGCCTCAAAATCATTAAATTCAGAAAAGTTTATTGAATATTTAACTAACAATAAACCAACTACCTCTGAATTTATGATGATTAATAATCTAAAGAAATTGAAATTTTGTGATGCAGCAATTAATTTATTTATCAATTATTCAATGAAAATTAATAATTTGATTGTTGTTAAATACATTGAAAAAATTGCTAAAGATTATGCCAAAAGGCATATTACAAATGCTAACGAGATTGATGCAGAGCTTTCATTTGCACTAAGCTCAAAAATGAATACTCAAAAACAATTTTCAAATTTTATGGTTGCAAATAACAACCAAACTAATTTAAAATTTAATGATAAAGATGTTTTACAACTAAGTGGAGAAACTGATTGAGATTAATAAACAATATATAAGGAACTATTATGAGTGAAGATTTTAAAAAAATGGATGATGGATTTATAAAAAATGTTGGTAAAAAACCAAGATTTGATTTTGAAGAAGAAAAACAAAAAATTTTAAGTCATCCAAAAATTAAAGAAATTATTCTTAATTTGAAATTAGATTCTTCACAAATTAGTAAAGGAATGCATTTTTTGCAAAAGTATTACAACTATATTGTTGAAAAAAATGTAGAGCCCTCATGAAAATTAACTTTAAATGATGCTAATTTAATTGACATTGATCTTTCTAATGAAGAAAATTTTAAGAAACAAAAAATGTTTTCTAATTTTTGATTAACTAATATAACTCCGCTTGATGCTGATTTAGAACAATATTTTTTTTCAAACAAACCAAAACCTAGAAAAATATTACAAGATGCGACTATTGCAATGGCTGCATTCCCCAACGCCATAAGTGACACTATTGCTATTATTACTAACTTAAAAACTAACAAGGGTTTATTCTTAGTTGATGAAAATTTTGTAAATGCAAGAAAAATATTTAAGTATTTATTAACTCTCTTTGGCACAAAAAAGAACAAGAGTGTTGCTTTTATTGAAACTAACAATTTATATACATTTTATTACAATAATTCAAAAGATGTTGATCTAATAAATAGCATAAATGACTATCTTATGAATGTTGATTATTTATTTTTAGATAAGTTTGGAATTGGAACAAAACCTGAATGATTCTTAAATCACATTTTAACAATTTTAATATATCGCGAAGATAAACAAAAGCCAGTTTTTATGGCAAGTCCAGTTGACATTACAAACAAAAATGTTAGTCTTATGTTTAATATAAACACGCAAACCAAAAATGAAGGCTTAGAAAAACTTGAAAAGCTATTAAAAAATACGATTAATAGAACTATGATTAAATTTATTGCAAAAAGTAAGTAATTTGTAGATACTTTGATGGTTTATTTTAAAATATTTAAGAAATGGATGATTTAAGTTATAAAAAGACCCCAATTGAGAAAATTGTTTTATACGCATGTATATTTTTAACTATTACTTTTTTTATGAGCATTGTTCAAATCATTTTATCCTCTACGACCGGAAGTTCACTTATTTACTTAAATCAACCTAGAAGACCATCATATAAATATTTTGTAGGTTTTCCATTATGATTTATTCCAATAATGGCTTTTAGTTATACAATAACTTCATTAGTAAGAATTAAAACATTATCAAAAACAATGCCTTCAATTAAGAATTTATGAATAATGTGATTAACATTCTTTCTAATAGGTTGTGGTCTTGGCCTTACAACTTTTATCTTTTATCTATGAGCATACATAGCAAAAGCTAGAGTAGTTTTGAAATCGTTTATGATTATACTTTTCATTTTTTCTATCTTTATTGATCTTGCAGCTCTTGTAGTTGCATGAATAACCTATGCTAAAGTTAAAAATAGAGAAAAAGAAGGCATTGAAGAGTCTATGACTCCCCCGAATTCATCGCTAAATATTCCAAAATATTAGATTTGATGCATTCGCAAAAGATTTATTATTACCACAACTCAAAGAATCACATAACGATAATTGCAACTCAGTAATATATGTAATTATGATTTTTTCGTTTAAGTTTTAGCAAATCTTATATCAACGTGAATAATATGAAAAAAATTAAGTTGTTTAGGAACAATTAACACTAGTAACTACAACAAATTAATATATAAATTTGTATGGAATTTTCACCCATTTTTAATGACAATATAAATTCAATAATTGAGAATTTTAAATAAAAATATATTATAATAAATACGCAATCTGCCGTGTTGCCACCATAGCCAAACGGCCAAGGCATAGGTCTGCAACACCTTGATTACCGGTTCGAATCCGGTTGGTGGCTCCAAATGCGCCCGTAGCTCAATTGGACAGAGTGCTTGGTTACGGCCCAAGAGGTTGCGGGTTCGACTCCTGCCGGGCGCGCCATTACATTAAATTGACCGGTTATAAGTGTACTTCGAGTACATTTTTTTTAACCCTTATAGTTTGTTATAATATTCGTATAAAAAACAATTTAAAAAAAGGATAAAAAATGAAAAAATCACTTTCAATTTCATTAGCAACATTAGCTTCAATTGCAGCAGTTGCAACACCTTTGACAACTATTTCATGTGGTGTCAAATTAAACGAAAAGCAAAAAGAAGTTAAGAAACTTGCAAATGAATTTACAACCAAATTTGAAAAAATATATGCAGATGTTATTAAAAAAAATCCAGGTGCACAAGCTGGTTTAGATCAACTTAAAACTCAATTTAATAAAACAAATACCGATGAAGAAATCGCTAAATTAGATGAAAAACAATGTGATCTTTTAATTGCAAGTTTTAAGTCAGCAATTGATACTTTAGACAAATTATCACAATAAGAAATCGCTAATATTAAAAATTAAGCAAGCAGGTGTTATTAATAGCATCTGTTTTTTATTTTAGCAATTAAAGTTATAAAGTGCTAAAAGAGTGCTAAAATTGTATAAAGATTAAGGAATTTACATGAATAAAAATATTTCACTTGATGACATTAAATTAAATGACAAGCAAACTTCTATATTTAAATTAATTGTAGAAACTTATATTGAAACTGGCGAACCTGTTGGTTCTAAAAAACTAGTTGAAAAATGTAAATTAAATACAAGTTCAGCAACTATTAGAAATATAATGGCTTTGTTAGAAACATATAATTTATTAGAAAAGCCTCATATTTCCGGAGGTAGAGTTCCTTCAACTCTTGGCCTTCAATATTATGCAAAGTATTTAATTTATGATCCAAAAAAATATTTCAATCAAAAACTTGAAGATTTACTTGCAAAAAGGAGAATTAGAGTTGATGCAACATTAGATGAAGCAGCTTCTATTGTTAGTAAAATGGCCAATTTTACAGTAGTTGCAACAACAAATAATGCTTCTGAATTATTAAAAAGCATTCAACTAACACCCTTAAATGATATTAGCGCAATTG from Metamycoplasma salivarium harbors:
- a CDS encoding 5'-3' exonuclease, which encodes MSKDYENRILIIDGTYLAYKSYFATLYSGNGLMHTTSGVVTNEIVGFFNILIGLINFYSPSHIFVAFDGPVKTFRHESFDEYKANRKKAPREFYMQLDVIKNLLTALNIKNEIVNGFEADDIIAKVTNMFQSQKKILIYSADQDLNQLIDQNVAIIKKVKKDNLILDLNNFQYWYDFKPSQVVDYKAIVGDSSDNFKGIPGIGPKTACDLLAKYGTLETLYQNLDEIPTKYKTKFIEYKQTAEKYKFLATLCTDFDLQTQKLDDINITNLDLTKQAVEILDKYELKTTKNKLQNLMVN
- a CDS encoding DnaD domain protein; translation: MSNIFYLQNSEKINEYDLEIIRLFYAPIVGQNAICFYQLLVDTVKNTKFINEKHDFSKLSKILQLNLSLLLVEREKLEAIGLIKTYLSTDNMIILDIQKPLTINMIAKNDLMSSILIDKLGMQLFKELIESKANYVFEPNKNVEISKKFYEIYDLPNTKEQKITFNFKVNNIYEASKSLNSEKFIEYLTNNKPTTSEFMMINNLKKLKFCDAAINLFINYSMKINNLIVVKYIEKIAKDYAKRHITNANEIDAELSFALSSKMNTQKQFSNFMVANNNQTNLKFNDKDVLQLSGETDWD